Proteins from a single region of Actinomycetes bacterium:
- the cobS gene encoding adenosylcobinamide-GDP ribazoletransferase yields MTQTLRLSLGMFTILPVAPRGEFRPTPRQIRGMILLAPLVGLLIGLALAAALFLIREGAKWLHGGTEHVPGNSLAALLTIGLLVLITGGLHLDGLADTVDAMACHKDRAGALQVMRRSDVGPLGVVAVVMVLLIQVLALAVALDYGHGAVAIVTAVVAGRLAAVWACRLPAARPDGQGSWVARSTNAVQATIVTILSLLIPLGLMFVNHDPSRISLILALAAIPAGLIVTGLLQRWWAHRFGGITGDTIGAGVEVCTAVTLIVIALAP; encoded by the coding sequence ATGACTCAGACGCTGCGATTGTCGCTAGGCATGTTCACTATTCTTCCCGTGGCGCCTCGTGGCGAGTTCCGGCCGACACCCCGGCAAATCCGCGGCATGATCCTGCTGGCTCCCTTGGTCGGCTTACTGATTGGCTTGGCACTAGCCGCCGCACTGTTCCTGATCCGCGAAGGAGCCAAGTGGCTGCACGGCGGCACCGAGCATGTCCCCGGCAACAGCCTGGCGGCGTTACTGACCATCGGGTTGTTAGTACTCATCACCGGCGGCCTACACCTAGACGGTCTCGCCGACACCGTCGACGCTATGGCCTGCCACAAGGATCGAGCCGGGGCACTGCAAGTGATGCGGCGGTCCGATGTGGGACCCCTCGGTGTGGTGGCGGTTGTGATGGTGCTGCTGATTCAGGTCCTGGCACTGGCAGTTGCCCTCGACTACGGCCACGGGGCCGTCGCAATCGTGACCGCAGTTGTCGCGGGTCGGTTAGCGGCTGTTTGGGCTTGTCGACTTCCTGCGGCGCGTCCTGACGGTCAAGGCTCCTGGGTCGCTCGCTCGACGAATGCGGTTCAGGCCACCATCGTGACGATACTGTCGCTGCTGATTCCGCTTGGCCTCATGTTCGTCAACCACGATCCATCCCGGATTTCACTGATCCTGGCGTTGGCAGCTATTCCTGCTGGGCTGATCGTCACCGGGTTGCTGCAGCGATGGTGGGCACATCGCTTTGGCGGCATCACCGGCGACACCATCGGTGCCGGCGTCGAAGTCTGCACGGCGGTCACATTAATCGTGATTGCGCTCGCTCCGTAA
- a CDS encoding M23 family metallopeptidase, translating into MGGLGNAVVAAAATASLLAGGSMTTAAATATPAVVINLTPLTQPAVAAAAAAELPPEPFAKTAGLPLLPLADKVVRYTYHESMFSEALPLRPRGRAKFVGHPNFRAPKRTPGPKYFVLPSRGRGTGSTTATDVVLRKGTKVASPVSGKVVATTDYRLYCRRPDTRIILRPQGRPDLRVVIFHVDRPRVKRGDKVVAGETVLARVRHFANSRAQYDDFVPGNHPHIHLEVQRGKVFPVPGCK; encoded by the coding sequence GTGGGTGGACTAGGGAACGCAGTTGTTGCTGCCGCAGCAACGGCATCGCTGCTTGCTGGGGGATCAATGACCACCGCCGCCGCCACGGCAACTCCGGCCGTGGTGATCAATCTGACCCCACTCACCCAGCCAGCTGTGGCTGCCGCAGCTGCGGCTGAACTTCCACCCGAGCCATTCGCGAAGACCGCCGGGCTACCGCTGCTGCCACTGGCCGACAAAGTTGTGCGCTATACCTACCACGAGTCAATGTTTTCCGAGGCGCTGCCACTGCGGCCACGCGGTCGAGCAAAGTTTGTCGGTCATCCAAACTTCCGGGCACCCAAGCGGACTCCGGGGCCGAAATACTTCGTGCTGCCCTCACGGGGGCGAGGGACCGGGTCGACGACCGCCACTGATGTCGTCCTACGCAAGGGCACCAAGGTCGCATCACCCGTCTCCGGAAAGGTGGTGGCCACCACTGACTACCGGCTCTATTGCCGCCGCCCGGATACCCGCATCATCCTGCGACCCCAAGGCCGACCGGACTTGCGTGTCGTCATCTTCCATGTGGATCGTCCTCGAGTAAAGCGGGGCGACAAAGTGGTCGCCGGGGAGACGGTCTTGGCCCGGGTGCGGCATTTCGCCAACTCTCGCGCCCAATACGACGACTTCGTTCCTGGGAACCACCCACACATTCACCTAGAAGTTCAGCGCGGCAAGGTGTTCCCCGTCCCCGGTTGCAAGTAA
- the gltX gene encoding glutamate--tRNA ligase, which yields MRVRFCPSPTGNPHVGMLRTALFNWAFARHNDGTFVFRIEDTDAARDSEESYQALLDALRWLGLDWDEGPEVGGPLGPYRQSERLDIYADAAQRLQDGGFAYPCFCTPAELEQRREQARAEGRPPGYDGHCRDLTEEQRQRFRDEDRSAAIRFRMPGTDFAFDDLVRGRIEVAASAIPDFVLVRGNGDPLYTLVNPLDDALMQITHVLRGEDLLSSTPRQLALYDALRAVGIIDRPTPQFGHLPYVMGEGNRKLSKRDPESSLNMYREAGYLPEGLANYLALLGWSIGEDREFFSRAEMAENFDIARVNPNPARFDLKKCTAINGDWMRALSEDEIVERLVPFLATAGLITDPPTEEQRATLAAVVPLIHTRMDTLNQAEDMVAFLFVGDDDFSVDPQDAQKVLKPDALSVLQAAHEALTALPEWDLASIEASLREALIESLGLKPRLAFGPVRVAVTGRRVSPPLFESLELLGRESSLVRLQRGIETLS from the coding sequence GTGCGGGTGCGGTTTTGTCCGTCACCGACAGGTAACCCGCACGTGGGCATGTTGCGGACTGCACTGTTCAACTGGGCATTCGCTCGACACAACGATGGGACCTTCGTCTTTCGCATTGAAGACACCGATGCTGCCCGGGACTCCGAAGAGTCTTACCAGGCGCTGCTCGATGCACTGCGGTGGTTGGGTCTGGACTGGGACGAGGGCCCGGAAGTAGGCGGACCGTTGGGTCCGTATCGCCAATCGGAACGGCTTGATATCTACGCCGACGCCGCACAGCGGCTACAAGACGGTGGCTTCGCCTACCCCTGTTTCTGCACCCCGGCGGAGTTGGAACAGCGGCGGGAACAGGCCCGCGCTGAAGGGCGGCCACCAGGCTACGACGGTCACTGCCGGGATCTCACCGAGGAGCAGCGGCAGCGGTTCCGAGATGAGGACCGCTCAGCTGCGATTCGATTCCGGATGCCGGGCACCGATTTCGCCTTTGATGATCTGGTCCGTGGCCGGATAGAGGTGGCGGCGAGTGCGATTCCGGACTTCGTGTTGGTGCGCGGCAACGGTGATCCGCTCTACACCCTGGTGAACCCACTCGATGATGCATTGATGCAGATCACCCACGTCTTGCGCGGCGAGGACTTGCTCAGCTCCACCCCGCGACAGCTAGCGCTCTACGATGCACTGCGCGCGGTCGGGATCATCGACCGGCCCACTCCGCAGTTCGGGCATCTTCCGTATGTGATGGGGGAGGGAAATCGGAAACTGTCGAAGCGGGACCCAGAATCTTCGTTGAATATGTATCGCGAAGCTGGCTACTTACCGGAAGGGCTGGCCAACTATCTGGCGCTATTGGGCTGGTCAATCGGTGAGGATCGGGAGTTCTTCTCACGCGCGGAAATGGCCGAGAATTTCGACATCGCGCGGGTCAATCCCAACCCGGCGCGATTTGATCTGAAGAAGTGTACGGCGATCAACGGCGACTGGATGCGAGCGCTCTCCGAGGACGAGATTGTTGAGCGGTTGGTGCCGTTCCTGGCTACTGCCGGGCTGATCACTGATCCGCCGACTGAGGAGCAGCGGGCCACCCTCGCTGCTGTGGTGCCGCTGATTCACACCCGAATGGACACGTTGAACCAAGCCGAGGACATGGTGGCGTTCCTGTTTGTCGGTGACGACGATTTCAGCGTCGATCCGCAGGATGCCCAGAAGGTGCTCAAGCCAGATGCACTCTCGGTGCTCCAGGCCGCGCACGAGGCGTTGACAGCGTTGCCGGAGTGGGATCTAGCCAGCATTGAAGCCTCATTGCGGGAGGCCTTGATCGAGTCGCTGGGGTTGAAGCCCCGACTAGCCTTCGGTCCGGTGCGGGTGGCAGTCACCGGTCGGCGAGTGTCCCCGCCGCTATTCGAATCTTTGGAACTTCTGGGACGGGAGTCGTCACTGGTTCGGCTGCAGCGTGGTATCGAGACGTTGTCCTAA
- a CDS encoding fumarylacetoacetate hydrolase family protein — MLITRFSLESTVAYGVIEAADGAEFDPASAVVRPMRGHPYTDPDLVDLTLPLATVRLLAPVLPAKVIGIGKNYADHAAEMKSEVPDEPLAFLKPSTSVIGPDENIRLPEQSQQVEYEGELAVVIGRMCRHVAAEDAGDVILGYTCGNDVTARDLQARDNQWARAKGFDTFCPLGPWIRTDFDPATAEIITSLNGDEVQRGSGADMMFSVPELVAWVSSVMTLLPGDVILTGTPAGVGPLRDGDRVTVEIPGIGTLGNEVSLSD, encoded by the coding sequence ATGCTGATCACTCGATTCTCGCTGGAGAGCACGGTCGCCTACGGCGTCATTGAAGCTGCGGACGGGGCTGAATTCGATCCGGCCAGCGCCGTGGTTCGGCCGATGCGCGGACACCCTTACACAGATCCCGACTTGGTGGACCTGACGCTACCGCTGGCCACAGTGCGGCTGCTAGCCCCAGTCTTGCCCGCCAAAGTCATCGGCATTGGCAAGAACTACGCCGATCACGCCGCGGAAATGAAGTCAGAAGTTCCCGATGAGCCGCTAGCCTTCCTGAAACCCAGCACCAGCGTCATCGGACCCGACGAGAACATCAGACTGCCGGAGCAGTCGCAGCAGGTGGAATACGAAGGCGAGTTGGCGGTGGTGATCGGGCGGATGTGTCGGCACGTGGCGGCCGAGGACGCCGGCGACGTCATCCTCGGCTACACCTGCGGTAACGACGTCACCGCTCGTGACTTGCAGGCTCGTGACAACCAGTGGGCACGAGCCAAGGGCTTCGACACTTTTTGCCCGCTAGGACCGTGGATCCGCACCGACTTCGACCCGGCGACGGCGGAGATCATTACTTCGCTGAATGGTGACGAGGTTCAGCGAGGTTCCGGGGCGGACATGATGTTTTCGGTACCGGAACTCGTTGCGTGGGTGTCCTCAGTGATGACACTGCTACCCGGTGATGTGATTCTCACCGGGACCCCGGCAGGAGTGGGACCGCTGCGCGATGGTGACCGAGTGACGGTCGAGATTCCCGGAATCGGGACGTTGGGCAATGAGGTGAGTTTGAGTGACTAG
- a CDS encoding DMT family transporter, with product MAGRSWVLAYLALALMWGMSFAFNQLSLESFTPLQITAGRMGLGGLTLLTILLVTKNAPRPNRTELRHLIILGVFGLALPFTLISFAQTQITSILAGLLNAATPLFAGIIITLLIPAERPDRTQAVGLVVGFAGIAVLIGVWEAFDEGFATPAGIAAMIGASLCYGFATSFSRLKLSASSLSGSQLSSVQLLAGAGMALLLLPIDPVPDRGGITWSATAALVVLGVLGTGVAMVLMWHVIRQAGSTIAATVTYAIPVVSTTIGVTLLAERLEWNEIVGGLIVIFGVVLTQWTQLTRRHDFGGTRASTTAETTEAG from the coding sequence ATGGCGGGCCGATCGTGGGTACTCGCCTATCTGGCGCTGGCACTCATGTGGGGTATGAGTTTCGCCTTCAATCAACTGTCACTGGAATCATTTACTCCCCTGCAGATCACCGCAGGCCGGATGGGTCTAGGTGGATTGACTCTGCTGACCATTTTGCTGGTCACGAAGAACGCCCCGCGACCCAACCGCACCGAGTTACGACACCTGATCATTCTTGGCGTATTCGGTCTCGCGCTGCCATTCACCTTGATTTCCTTCGCCCAGACACAAATCACCTCCATCCTGGCGGGGCTGCTCAACGCGGCCACACCACTGTTCGCGGGCATCATCATTACGCTGCTGATCCCTGCCGAACGACCTGACCGAACGCAGGCGGTGGGACTCGTCGTGGGTTTCGCGGGCATCGCGGTGCTGATCGGTGTGTGGGAAGCATTTGACGAGGGCTTCGCCACCCCTGCTGGTATTGCAGCGATGATCGGGGCCAGCCTGTGCTACGGCTTTGCTACCTCCTTCAGCCGCTTGAAGCTGTCCGCTTCCAGCCTGTCGGGAAGTCAGCTCAGCTCGGTGCAACTACTGGCAGGCGCGGGAATGGCGCTGCTCTTGCTTCCGATAGACCCAGTGCCCGATCGCGGGGGCATCACGTGGTCGGCAACTGCGGCTCTCGTAGTACTCGGTGTGCTCGGCACCGGTGTGGCGATGGTGCTGATGTGGCACGTCATTCGACAAGCGGGTTCCACTATTGCCGCGACTGTCACTTACGCGATCCCAGTGGTGTCCACCACCATCGGTGTGACGCTGTTGGCCGAACGACTGGAGTGGAATGAGATTGTCGGCGGCCTGATTGTCATCTTCGGCGTCGTACTGACCCAATGGACGCAACTGACCCGGCGTCACGACTTCGGCGGCACTCGCGCATCGACGACAGCGGAGACGACTGAGGCTGGCTAG
- the cimA gene encoding citramalate synthase, whose amino-acid sequence MPNNEFHVFDTTLRDGAQREGISFSVPDKLAVARLLDEYGVGFIEGGWPGAMPKDTEFFAQAQTELKLTNAQLVAFGATRKPGVAAADDPQVAALLASQAPVITLVAKSDVRHVDLALRTTLDENVAMISDTVAYLVGEGRRVFVDMEHFFDGYDHDADYGVRLLVAAAEAGASVGVLCDTNGGMLPSGISRVVTDVAERSGVRLGIHCQDDTGCAVANTIAAVEAGVTHVQGTANGYGERTGNADIFAVTANLELKMGIPVLPPGNLAETVRVSHAVADIANLPPDTHQPYAGISSFAHKAGLHASALKVNNDLYNHIDPDLVGNDMRVLVTEMAGRASVEMKSKELGFDLAADRGALTRLTNRVKELEAGGWSFEAADASFELMLRDETGDRPSPPYLLESWRALVERRADGRVVSEATVKIDIDGERVISTAEGNGPVNALDNALRKALLGAHPELSDMKLVDYKVRILDGVEGTDAVTRVLISSTDSAEEWQTVGVHENVIEASWLALDDALRFWFIRQGE is encoded by the coding sequence CTGCCCAATAACGAGTTCCACGTCTTCGACACCACGCTGCGCGATGGTGCGCAGCGGGAAGGGATCTCCTTTTCGGTGCCGGACAAGCTCGCTGTTGCTCGGCTATTGGACGAGTACGGTGTTGGCTTCATCGAAGGTGGCTGGCCCGGAGCCATGCCGAAAGACACAGAGTTCTTCGCGCAAGCTCAGACTGAACTAAAACTGACTAACGCCCAGTTGGTGGCCTTCGGTGCCACTCGCAAGCCCGGAGTGGCCGCTGCGGACGACCCGCAGGTGGCTGCGTTGTTAGCCTCCCAGGCGCCGGTCATCACGCTGGTGGCTAAATCGGACGTTCGCCATGTCGACCTAGCGCTGCGCACCACCCTGGATGAGAACGTGGCCATGATTTCCGACACTGTCGCGTATCTCGTGGGCGAAGGGCGGCGGGTCTTTGTCGATATGGAGCACTTCTTTGACGGCTACGACCATGACGCGGACTATGGTGTCCGGTTGCTGGTGGCGGCCGCCGAGGCTGGTGCTTCGGTAGGGGTGTTATGCGACACCAACGGCGGAATGCTGCCATCGGGAATTTCCCGAGTGGTCACCGACGTTGCCGAGCGCAGCGGGGTGCGACTCGGGATCCACTGTCAAGACGACACCGGTTGTGCGGTCGCAAACACCATCGCCGCAGTGGAAGCTGGCGTTACTCATGTGCAAGGCACCGCTAATGGCTACGGGGAACGAACCGGCAATGCCGATATCTTCGCGGTCACTGCCAACCTAGAACTGAAGATGGGTATTCCAGTGCTGCCACCGGGCAATCTGGCCGAGACGGTGCGGGTGTCGCACGCTGTCGCTGACATTGCCAACCTTCCTCCAGACACTCACCAGCCCTATGCGGGCATCTCTTCCTTCGCTCACAAAGCAGGACTACATGCCAGCGCGCTCAAGGTGAACAACGATCTGTATAACCACATCGATCCAGACCTCGTTGGCAACGACATGAGAGTGCTGGTCACCGAAATGGCGGGCCGGGCCTCGGTGGAAATGAAGAGCAAAGAACTCGGCTTTGACCTTGCTGCCGATCGCGGTGCGCTCACCCGGCTCACGAATCGAGTGAAAGAACTAGAAGCGGGCGGCTGGTCCTTCGAGGCGGCCGATGCCTCATTTGAACTGATGCTGCGTGATGAGACCGGAGACCGCCCATCACCGCCTTATCTTTTGGAGTCGTGGCGAGCATTGGTGGAGCGCCGAGCCGATGGCCGGGTGGTGAGCGAGGCAACGGTCAAGATTGACATTGACGGTGAACGAGTGATTTCCACCGCGGAGGGAAACGGCCCGGTCAACGCTTTGGATAATGCACTACGCAAGGCGTTGCTAGGCGCGCACCCGGAACTGTCGGATATGAAGTTGGTGGACTACAAGGTTCGAATCTTGGACGGGGTGGAGGGCACCGACGCAGTGACCCGGGTGTTGATCAGCAGCACAGACAGTGCCGAGGAGTGGCAGACCGTGGGTGTCCACGAAAACGTCATAGAAGCCTCCTGGCTCGCACTCGACGACGCCTTGCGGTTTTGGTTCATCCGCCAGGGTGAGTGA